The following are encoded together in the Mesoplodon densirostris isolate mMesDen1 chromosome 2, mMesDen1 primary haplotype, whole genome shotgun sequence genome:
- the NGF gene encoding beta-nerve growth factor isoform X2 — translation MSMLFYTLITALWIGVQAEAHTQSNVPAGHAIPQAHWTNLQRSLDTALRRAHSSPAAALAARVAGQTRKITVDPELFKKRRLRSPRVLFSTQPPPAAADAQDLHLEAGGAAPFNRTHRSKRSSSHPVFHRGEFSVCDSISVWVGDKATATDIKGKEVMVLGEVNINNSVFKQYFFETKCREPNPVDSGCRGIDSKHWNSYCTTTHTFVKALTMDGKQAAWRFIRIDTACVCVLSRKAGRKA, via the coding sequence ATGTCCATGTTGTTCTACACTCTGATCACAGCTCTTTGGATCGGCGTCCAGGCAGAAGCGCACACCCAGAGCAATGTCCCAGCAGGACACGCCATCCCCCAAGCCCACTGGACTAACCTTCAGCGCTCCCTTGACACAGCCCTCCGCAGAGCCCACAGCAGCCCGGCAGCTGCGCTAGCCGCCAGGGTGGCAGGGCAGACCCGCAAGATCACCGTGGACCCCGAACTGTTTAAAAAGCGGCGCCTGCGTTCACCCCGCGTGCTGTTTagcacccagcccccacctgcgGCCGCGGACGCTCAGGATCTGCACTTGGAGGCCGGCGGGGCCGCCCCCTTCAATAGGACTCACAGGAGCAAGCGGTCGTCGTCCCACCCTGTCTTCCACCGGGGGGAGTTCTCGGTGTGCGACAGCATCAGCGTGTGGGTGGGGGACAAGGCCACCGCCACGGACATCAAGGGCAAGGAGGTGATGGTGTTGGGAGAGGTGAACATCAACAACAGTGTATTCAAACAGTACTTTTTTGAGACCAAGTGCCGGGAACCCAATCCCGTCGACAGCGGATGCCGGGGCATCGACTCGAAGCACTGGAACTCATATTGTACCACGACCCACACCTTCGTCAAGGCGCTGACCATGGATGGCAAGCAGGCTGCCTGGCGGTTCATCCGGATCGACACGGCCTGCGTGTGTGTGCTCAGCAGGAAAGCTGGGAGGAAAGCCTGA